AAACCATTTAAAGACAAAAGTTTCCAAGGGAACAATGCGCTTGGGTCTTTCTTTCTACTTGGAGCAATATCTGCATGTCCAATTATATTTTGTATTGGAATATTATAATCTTTTTTTAATTTAGTCAGAAGAGCTAATAGGGAATTAATTTGTAAATCTGAAAAAGGTTCAGATCCGTTATTATCCAATTCAATGCCAATAGAGCTTGAATTAATGTCGGTATCTCTACCCCATGATCCATTTCCGGCGTGCCAAGCTCTTAAATAATCATTGAGCATATGAATTACTTTTCCATCTCTTGAAATTACATAATGAGCACTAACATTGGTTGCTTTTAATGTAAACGTTTTTAAAGTTTGTTGAATAGAATCCTGTGCTGTATGATGGAGAACAATAAAATTGGGTTTTCTTAAATTAAAATTAACTGTACCTACCCATTCAGAGACAATGCCATTTTGCAAAATCTTAGTGTCTGTTTTAGAAAGAGTATCTTTGTAATTAATCAATTGTTTATTATATCGATAAGCAACACTATCAATCACGACAAAAGGTTCGCTTTGCAAAGGTGTAGCTTCTTTTGTGGCAATAGTTTCTTTTAAAGTATTTATTTGATCATTATATACTTTTTCGTTTGCTTTGTGTGGATTTGTACCACACGAGACAATTAAAAAGATTAGAATGAGGTAGTAAAAGTGCTTTTTCATAGCTGATATTCAAAAGTGTTTCAGAATTATTAAATCTTAGTGTTTTCGAGCTTCCATTTTGCTGTTTCTTTCATCAATAAGATTTTTAAATTTCTCTTTTTGATCTTTGTTTAAAATTTCTTTTATTTCCATTTCTGTCATTTCACTTAGAACTTTAAATTCTTCTTTTTTCTCATCATCACTAATTTCTTTTTTCATTAAAACTTCTTCTTTTTTTAACGATTTTACATAAATATTAGTAACAACTACTTCTTGAAGGGCATCCAAATTGAGTTCTTTTTTATAAAATGCTACTATTTTTGCAGCAGTTTGCTCTACAGGTACAGGTTTTGGTGCACTTGGTTGACTAGCTGGCATTTGATTCATTTGATTAGATCTGCCATAGCTGTTCCCTCCATATCCATTTCCCCCATATCCCCCACCGTAGCCATTATTATATTGCTGTGCCGAAATGGTGTTGGCTGACAAGAATAAAAATACTATAAACAATACTGTTTTAAATGTTTTCATAAAATACAATCTTGAAAATTAAAAAAAAATTAAACTGGTTCTCCGTATAAATCAAATTCTGTTGCTTCGATAATTTTGATCATTGCAAAATCACCTGTTTTTACATAATGTTTTGAAGCGTCAATTAATACTTCATTATCTACATCTGGGCTATCAAATTCAGTTCTACCTACAAAATGGCCACCTTCTTTTCTATCAATGATACATCTAAAAGTTTTTCCAACTTTTTCTTGATTCAAATCCCAAGAAATTTGAGATTGTAATTCCATAATTTCGTTGGCACGATCTTGTTTTACATCAGCAGGAACATCATCTTCAAGTAAAAAAGCATGCGTGTTTTCTTCGTGAGAATAAGCGAAACAACCCATTCTGTCAAATTTCATTTCTTGAACAAAATCTTTTAAAATATTAAAGTCCTCTTGTGTTTCTCCGGGATAACCAACAATCAAAGTTGTACGAATAGCCATTCCGGGAACTGCAGCTCTAAAATCTTTTAATAATTGTGTTGTTTTCTCTTGAGTAGTTCCACGACGCATTGATTTCAAAACAGAATCAGCGATGTGTTGCAACGGAATATCAATATAATTACAAATTTTAGGTTCGCGTTTCATGATTTCAAGAACATCCATTGGGAATCCAGTAGGGAAGGCGTAGTGTAAACGAATCCATTCTATCCCTTCTACTTTTACTAAAGCTTCTAATAATTCTCCAAGGGCTCTTTTTTTGTATAAATCAAGACCATAATAAGTTAAGTCTTGTGCAATCAAAATCAATTCTTTTACTCCGTCTCTAGCTAATCCTTCTGCTTCTTTTACTAATTTTTCAATAGTTTGCGAAACATTTTTCCCTCTCATTAAAGGAATAGCACAAAAACTACAAGGCCTATCACAACCTTCAGAGATTTTCAAATACGCATAATTTTTAGGAGTCGTTGTCAAACGTTCTCCTAGTAATTCATGCTTATAGTCAGCTCCCAATGCTTTTAATAAAGCGGGTAATTCTGTAGTTCCAAAATATTGATCTACGTTTGGAATTTCTTTTTCTAAATCAGGTCTATATCTTTCAGATAAACATCCAGTTACAAAAACTTTATCTACAAGCCCTTTCTCTTTTTTATCAGCATATTCTAATATCATATTTACCGATTCTGCCTTAGCATTATCAATAAATCCGCAAGTATTAATTACAATAATATTCCCTTCATCTTCGGCTTTAGCTTCATGGGTCACATCTTTTCCGCTTGCACGAAGTTGCCCCATTAACACTTCACTATCATATACATTTTTAGAACACCCAAGAGTGATCACATTTATTTTGTTCTTTTTTAAAGACTTCGTTCTCATAATATTATATTCCTGATAATTTAGGAATTTGCAAAATTACAATTTTTTACGGAAACCCTGCTTCTTTCCTTTCAAAATGCCTTGTTTTGTTTCTGTAAAAATAATTTTAAATGATATAAATAGTGTTTAAGTATTGTTTTTGGGAGCAAAAGCAAAGGGTGTTTTCAGGAAGTATGGTTCCCGCTATCCGTTACAATCTTGTTGCCCGAACCCCGGGCAACAAGGATTTTCACTGCTATCGGGGCTAGGGATTAAGATTTAGTATTTTTGCTATTATTAGTCATTCCAATAAAAAAAGCAAAAGAAAGCTGAGAGTCGCGAGAAGGGAAACAGAAGTATCAGTAGCATTGGAATTGAATATAACTTTGTAAAAAGGAGTTATAGCGTATAAGTAAAATACTATTTAGTTTTAGAAATAACCCCGTTCGTGGCGTCAGAGACGCCGTGCATGGGGTTATTGGGAATAAATAACATAAAAAAACCATCTTTGAAAAAATTCAAAAATGGTTTTTTGCTTGTAAACTTGTTCTTTGTTTTTACATTTCAAATGTAAAAGTCATTGTGTAATTATTTTTGTATATATTTATTTGAGCTCTTTCTGTAAATCCTTGTGAGAAAAACTGTTCTTGAGATGTGTTGTGAGCATGTACATAAGAGAAATCAAGTTTTATAAAGCCAAAATTATATCCTAAACCACCCGAAAAACTATTCAAATCGCCTATGGTTACAGAGTCATTATAAGGGCTTCCTTCAAAACGATAACCGCCTCTTAGTTTTAAATTTTGTATTCTATATTCGGCACCAATTCTTATTTCGTTTGAGCTGCCTAATGCATTATATAATGCATTATTGACTCCGATATAATAAGAATTATTAGTAGAACTATTATATTGCGTTTGACTATAATCTTTGTATTTGTAATCCACGCTAAATAATCCTGTTTTACCAAAAACATAAGCGAAACTTCCTATAAAGCTTCCGGGAGTACGTAAGTCATAAGGAGCATAGTAATTAATTAGAAAAGGATCAGCAACATCTGGTGGTAATGAATTTGTATTATTAGATCTGATAGAAGATAATCTTTGTGATAACTGATCTGTCATATTGTACCATGTCGGTGATTCATAGGATAAACCGACTCTAATGTCCTTAGTTAACTTCGCAATAGTTCCTAATTGAA
The Flavobacterium sp. 5 DNA segment above includes these coding regions:
- a CDS encoding N-acetylmuramoyl-L-alanine amidase → MKKHFYYLILIFLIVSCGTNPHKANEKVYNDQINTLKETIATKEATPLQSEPFVVIDSVAYRYNKQLINYKDTLSKTDTKILQNGIVSEWVGTVNFNLRKPNFIVLHHTAQDSIQQTLKTFTLKATNVSAHYVISRDGKVIHMLNDYLRAWHAGNGSWGRDTDINSSSIGIELDNNGSEPFSDLQINSLLALLTKLKKDYNIPIQNIIGHADIAPSRKKDPSALFPWKLLSLNGFGVWPEDELPCPPPEFNAEQGLQVIGYSTKNLSAAIMAFKLHYIQTEVNDILDEKTISTIYSIYKK
- the rimO gene encoding 30S ribosomal protein S12 methylthiotransferase RimO, which translates into the protein MRTKSLKKNKINVITLGCSKNVYDSEVLMGQLRASGKDVTHEAKAEDEGNIIVINTCGFIDNAKAESVNMILEYADKKEKGLVDKVFVTGCLSERYRPDLEKEIPNVDQYFGTTELPALLKALGADYKHELLGERLTTTPKNYAYLKISEGCDRPCSFCAIPLMRGKNVSQTIEKLVKEAEGLARDGVKELILIAQDLTYYGLDLYKKRALGELLEALVKVEGIEWIRLHYAFPTGFPMDVLEIMKREPKICNYIDIPLQHIADSVLKSMRRGTTQEKTTQLLKDFRAAVPGMAIRTTLIVGYPGETQEDFNILKDFVQEMKFDRMGCFAYSHEENTHAFLLEDDVPADVKQDRANEIMELQSQISWDLNQEKVGKTFRCIIDRKEGGHFVGRTEFDSPDVDNEVLIDASKHYVKTGDFAMIKIIEATEFDLYGEPV